The following proteins come from a genomic window of Opitutales bacterium:
- a CDS encoding DUF2332 domain-containing protein, producing MDSGLSERFQHFGEKECPESSPLYAALALEIAKDTEMLALVAECCRPEQPPANMLFGATQYVLAKYPGNKLAEYFPWLSKPAKSPDGAYSAFRSFIFEYRESVATCLQNRRVQTNEVRRCVYLLPIFLSATQGFDNRSIALIEIGCSAGLNLFWDQYAYDYGNGVGWGNTSSPITLESRFEGETPDIFSRPAPMISHRIGLDLNTISATDDDERAWLMALVWPELIERRSRLEAALYFTSEQQLDLREGDGFVEVDDIITSLPDNVIPAIYHTHVANQISQDARKAFLQKIERIGRTRDLIHIHNNIKPGLNLSIFKGGEEHSSMIARAQPHGEWVKWLG from the coding sequence ATGGATTCTGGTCTATCAGAACGTTTCCAACACTTCGGCGAAAAAGAATGTCCGGAGAGTTCACCCCTATATGCTGCGCTTGCTTTAGAGATCGCTAAAGACACGGAGATGTTGGCGCTGGTAGCCGAGTGTTGTCGTCCTGAGCAGCCGCCGGCTAATATGCTCTTCGGTGCTACTCAGTATGTGTTGGCCAAATATCCGGGGAATAAGCTCGCTGAATATTTTCCCTGGCTCAGTAAACCTGCGAAATCGCCTGATGGAGCTTATAGCGCGTTTCGCTCGTTCATTTTTGAGTATCGAGAGTCAGTTGCCACCTGCCTGCAAAACCGTCGGGTTCAGACAAATGAAGTCCGGCGATGTGTTTACCTATTACCCATTTTTCTCAGCGCCACACAGGGCTTCGATAACCGCTCTATCGCTTTGATCGAAATCGGCTGTAGTGCCGGGCTCAACCTTTTCTGGGATCAGTATGCGTATGACTACGGCAATGGCGTCGGTTGGGGAAATACAAGTTCTCCAATCACTCTAGAGTCCAGATTCGAAGGAGAGACACCAGATATATTTAGTAGACCAGCTCCGATGATTTCTCATCGCATCGGCCTGGACCTCAATACCATATCAGCCACTGACGATGACGAGCGGGCCTGGCTGATGGCTCTCGTTTGGCCTGAACTTATCGAGCGTCGTTCGCGGTTAGAGGCTGCGCTCTACTTTACTTCAGAACAGCAATTAGACCTCCGCGAGGGCGATGGGTTCGTAGAAGTGGACGATATCATCACCAGCCTGCCGGATAATGTGATCCCAGCGATTTACCACACACATGTCGCAAATCAAATCAGCCAAGATGCGCGCAAAGCCTTCCTTCAAAAAATTGAAAGAATCGGACGGACACGTGATCTAATCCATATTCACAATAACATTAAACCGGGCCTCAATCTCAGCATTTTCAAAGGCGGTGAGGAACATTCAAGCATGATAGCTCGAGCTCAACCCCATGGAGAATGGGTGAAATGGCTGGGATAA
- a CDS encoding PIG-L family deacetylase, which yields MNTVDAYLNALKSPFQVADVPDLSGLAKTGPKVLLFSPHPDDEVIVGALPLRIRRELKAHVINVAVTLGSDPERRDARRNELKRACAIVDFDLHELGYIGVTSDTRVQEPKDGRPTTWQIWCKEVVELIYLHKPNAIFLPHEHDGHPAHEGTYRLVMDALNAVENGLPRPHLFKTEFWHPNTYPNLMIESSKGDLALLLKALAEHRGEIERNPYHLRLPAWMMDNTRRGAERVQMHGASAPNFAFSTLYHHILPDRTSANAKLIGQNDPIDSLVESSLD from the coding sequence ATGAACACAGTCGACGCCTACCTCAATGCTTTGAAGTCTCCTTTTCAGGTGGCGGATGTCCCCGACCTCAGTGGCCTAGCGAAAACAGGCCCAAAAGTCCTTCTCTTCTCACCCCATCCAGATGATGAAGTGATAGTCGGCGCGCTCCCGTTACGCATACGGCGTGAACTCAAGGCCCATGTCATCAATGTCGCCGTAACTCTGGGCAGCGACCCCGAACGGCGCGATGCTCGACGCAATGAGCTGAAACGCGCCTGTGCTATCGTCGACTTCGATTTACATGAATTAGGCTACATCGGCGTCACCAGCGATACGCGGGTGCAGGAGCCGAAAGACGGACGACCCACTACTTGGCAAATCTGGTGCAAAGAGGTCGTAGAGTTGATCTACCTGCACAAACCGAACGCCATTTTCCTCCCACATGAACATGACGGGCATCCTGCACACGAGGGAACATATCGTTTGGTTATGGACGCCCTCAACGCCGTTGAGAATGGCTTGCCAAGACCCCACCTATTCAAAACCGAGTTTTGGCATCCCAACACTTATCCCAACCTCATGATTGAATCGTCGAAGGGTGATCTAGCTCTGCTCTTAAAGGCCCTTGCCGAGCACCGGGGAGAAATCGAGCGAAATCCCTATCACCTGCGCCTTCCAGCGTGGATGATGGATAATACACGACGCGGCGCTGAGCGCGTCCAAATGCATGGGGCCTCGGCTCCGAACTTTGCTTTCAGTACACTGTATCATCATATCTTGCCAGATAGGACATCGGCAAATGCTAAACTGATTGGCCAAAATGACCCCATCGATTCACTCGTGGAAAGTAGCTTAGATTGA
- a CDS encoding ATP-dependent DNA helicase has protein sequence MISLNDNTTPQASVDIVGLVEQIFASDGYLVSRNGLEYRPQQEIMSIKTAQSFTTDTSLLFEAGTGTGKSLAYLVPGIIKAVSQQRPLVISSHTIALQEQLQKKDLEHCRALFESIPELKAFAGFKTALLVGRGNYLCTTRLQRAIEQIGSMAVDSESQELQRIAAWAQSSKTGLRHELTPPVTPDIWDMVSAESSTCSRTNCSPEVCFYQKAKKEVLSSDIRIVNHSLLFALLNAGMSAPADQKGILFAEDSVVLDEAHTVPDIATEHFGNAISSYAVSLALNRLYNPTKDRGFLKKHGDPRTLDLASHAILAADNYFNEIHVRFLDERSIARLHEPHWSPIDELLPIARLVDALGTLENRIQDERQIPELKDHRKRLFSLYQGLIACNEFKADDHVYWVERSGKRGTNTQVRSAPIHVAPYLRDYLFNGETSLLLTSATLSAGKRLDRFASKVGGDGSESQRVDSPFDYETNCTVQVFRQPLIERNDGRNERSLSQIDTLSDQIIHWAEQTNGGVLVLFTSYAELQKATQSCEFPIERMGRELFVQGKDLSRTDMVAAFKNAGNAVMFGTDSFWTGIDIPGPALEHLIITRLPFENPSHPIHEARVEWIQKQGGNPFMEMIVPDALIKFRQGLGRLIRNQSDTGTITILDNRILTKPYGKYFLAALPKKTYEVYG, from the coding sequence GTGATCAGTCTGAACGATAACACCACTCCTCAAGCGTCGGTAGATATCGTGGGCTTAGTGGAGCAAATATTCGCTTCGGACGGCTATCTCGTGAGCCGGAACGGTTTAGAATACCGCCCGCAACAGGAGATCATGTCCATCAAGACAGCTCAGTCTTTTACTACTGATACGTCTCTACTCTTCGAAGCAGGAACAGGAACTGGGAAGAGTTTGGCTTATCTAGTTCCTGGGATCATCAAGGCAGTGTCTCAGCAAAGACCCCTGGTTATCTCGTCCCATACCATCGCGCTCCAGGAACAACTGCAAAAGAAAGACCTGGAGCACTGCCGCGCTCTTTTCGAATCGATACCGGAGCTGAAAGCTTTTGCGGGTTTTAAGACCGCACTTCTTGTCGGACGAGGAAACTACTTATGCACCACCCGACTACAACGCGCTATCGAGCAAATCGGTAGCATGGCGGTCGACTCTGAATCGCAAGAGTTACAACGCATCGCGGCCTGGGCACAGTCGTCCAAAACGGGACTGAGGCACGAACTCACTCCGCCCGTTACACCCGACATCTGGGACATGGTAAGCGCCGAGTCGTCCACCTGTTCGCGCACGAATTGCTCACCCGAGGTATGCTTTTACCAAAAAGCAAAAAAAGAAGTGCTCTCCAGCGACATTCGAATCGTCAACCACAGCCTGCTATTCGCTTTGCTCAACGCGGGTATGAGCGCCCCAGCCGATCAAAAAGGCATCCTCTTCGCCGAGGACAGCGTTGTGCTCGACGAAGCACACACCGTCCCCGATATCGCCACCGAGCACTTTGGAAATGCGATCTCTTCTTACGCAGTCAGTCTAGCCCTCAATCGCCTTTATAATCCCACAAAGGATCGTGGCTTCCTAAAGAAACACGGAGACCCGCGCACCCTGGACTTGGCAAGTCATGCCATCCTTGCTGCGGATAATTACTTTAACGAGATCCATGTGCGCTTCCTCGATGAACGCTCTATCGCACGTCTACACGAGCCGCATTGGTCCCCTATCGATGAGCTACTTCCTATAGCTAGACTCGTCGATGCACTCGGCACACTGGAAAACCGCATCCAGGACGAAAGACAAATACCTGAGCTTAAAGATCATCGCAAACGACTATTCAGCCTCTACCAGGGACTTATTGCCTGTAACGAGTTCAAAGCTGACGACCATGTTTATTGGGTCGAGCGCAGCGGCAAGCGGGGGACCAATACCCAAGTGCGCTCCGCACCCATCCACGTGGCTCCCTATCTACGCGACTATCTATTCAATGGAGAAACATCTCTCCTACTCACCAGTGCCACGCTCAGTGCAGGCAAACGCCTAGATCGCTTCGCCTCCAAGGTCGGAGGGGACGGATCCGAATCTCAACGAGTCGACTCGCCATTCGATTACGAAACGAACTGCACTGTTCAGGTGTTTCGGCAGCCTCTGATTGAGCGCAATGACGGCCGCAACGAACGGTCTTTGTCTCAAATCGATACTTTATCTGACCAGATCATTCATTGGGCAGAACAAACGAACGGAGGCGTCCTCGTGCTGTTCACCAGTTACGCGGAGCTCCAAAAGGCTACTCAAAGCTGCGAATTTCCAATTGAGCGCATGGGACGAGAATTATTCGTGCAAGGTAAAGACCTTTCCCGCACCGACATGGTCGCCGCCTTTAAGAATGCCGGGAACGCCGTCATGTTCGGAACGGATTCTTTTTGGACTGGCATCGATATACCTGGCCCGGCCCTCGAACACCTCATCATCACACGTCTACCCTTCGAAAATCCCTCCCACCCTATCCACGAGGCGCGCGTCGAATGGATTCAAAAACAGGGCGGCAACCCTTTCATGGAAATGATCGTTCCGGACGCCCTCATTAAATTTCGTCAGGGCCTCGGACGCCTCATTCGGAACCAAAGTGATACTGGCACCATCACCATCCTTGACAACCGCATCCTCACAAAGCCCTACGGTAAATACTTCCTAGCCGCACTCCCCAAAAAAACCTACGAAGTGTATGGCTAA
- a CDS encoding type II secretion system protein — protein sequence MKSPQKPSHRQGFTLVELLTVIAVIGILAAILIPTIGAVQETAQQTQSASNLKQIATSYQTYSTSGSRARNIPSAAAPDIQNWAAVLAANVDLNDPNLYFIGFSDDVAADVVQYTTIVDAAGAIDGNFAAAPVSYSAVAGLSLTSPATQTPLIWTKGLEAGGFWTAAASPWGSNTGHIAYLDSHVTKFSGNNEEVIVNLVSHPRSASPSTATTNVSDAVNAGATTVIVEGPAIN from the coding sequence ATGAAGTCACCCCAAAAACCATCACACCGCCAAGGCTTTACCCTTGTTGAGCTCCTGACTGTTATCGCGGTCATCGGTATCCTTGCTGCGATTTTAATCCCGACCATCGGCGCTGTGCAAGAAACCGCTCAGCAGACACAGTCTGCAAGTAATCTAAAGCAAATAGCCACCTCCTACCAAACCTACTCCACATCTGGTTCACGTGCTCGAAACATCCCATCAGCTGCTGCTCCAGACATACAAAATTGGGCAGCGGTTCTTGCTGCTAATGTGGACCTCAACGATCCAAATTTGTATTTTATTGGTTTCTCAGACGACGTAGCCGCAGACGTAGTCCAGTATACAACGATTGTTGATGCAGCGGGTGCTATTGACGGAAATTTTGCAGCAGCCCCAGTATCTTATTCGGCTGTCGCTGGCCTCAGCCTCACTTCTCCTGCGACACAGACGCCACTCATCTGGACAAAGGGCCTCGAAGCAGGGGGGTTTTGGACAGCCGCGGCCTCTCCCTGGGGTTCAAACACAGGCCACATAGCTTACCTGGATAGTCACGTGACAAAATTTTCTGGAAATAACGAAGAAGTGATTGTGAACCTAGTTTCCCATCCTCGCTCTGCTTCTCCGAGCACTGCCACCACCAATGTTAGTGATGCGGTTAATGCAGGGGCCACGACGGTTATTGTTGAAGGTCCAGCAATCAATTAA
- a CDS encoding serine hydroxymethyltransferase, with the protein MSTIISPLTLNPASLAEIDPEIFSAIESERSRQQSHIELIASENFTLPAVIEATGSILTNKYAEGYPGKRYYGGCEFADHVEDLARDRAKELFGAAFANVQPHSGSQANAAVYLAAIKPGDKILTMRLEDGGHLTHGHPMNFSGNFYDVVHYGVDPETGLIDYDQIEAVAKKEQPKMITVGASAYSRIIDFERMGEIAQSVGAYLLADIAHIAGLVAAGEHPSPIDHADFVTTTTHKTLRGPRGGLILSRDEELGKKVDTAAFPGTQGGPLMHVIAAKAVCFLEALKPEFKEYQAQVRLNAVELAQSMINRGYYVVSGGTDNHLCLIDLRKNLPELTGSLAQKSLDKAHITLNKNTVPGEDRSPFKTSGIRMGTPAVTSRGMTEGDMPQIAEAIDTVLKDPKNPEAIEEARSIATRLASSYPLPY; encoded by the coding sequence ATGAGCACCATCATATCGCCACTCACCCTCAATCCAGCTTCCCTCGCCGAAATTGATCCAGAGATTTTCTCTGCAATCGAATCCGAGCGGAGTAGACAGCAAAGCCATATCGAATTAATCGCATCGGAGAATTTCACACTCCCAGCAGTGATCGAAGCGACCGGCAGCATCCTCACCAACAAGTATGCTGAAGGCTATCCTGGTAAGCGCTATTATGGCGGTTGCGAATTTGCGGACCATGTCGAAGACCTCGCGCGTGATCGTGCCAAAGAGCTGTTTGGAGCTGCGTTTGCCAACGTTCAACCACACTCGGGCAGTCAGGCAAATGCGGCCGTCTATCTGGCAGCGATTAAACCGGGCGACAAAATCCTCACCATGCGTCTCGAAGACGGAGGACACCTCACTCATGGACATCCCATGAATTTTTCCGGCAACTTCTACGATGTTGTGCACTACGGTGTGGATCCAGAAACCGGACTGATCGACTACGATCAAATCGAAGCAGTGGCCAAGAAAGAACAGCCCAAGATGATCACAGTCGGGGCTTCGGCGTATTCGCGCATTATCGATTTTGAAAGGATGGGGGAAATCGCCCAAAGTGTCGGCGCGTATCTCCTCGCCGATATCGCTCACATCGCAGGTCTAGTTGCAGCGGGGGAACACCCCTCGCCCATCGATCATGCTGATTTTGTCACTACGACAACCCACAAGACACTGCGTGGACCGCGAGGCGGATTGATTTTATCGCGGGATGAGGAATTAGGAAAAAAAGTCGACACGGCCGCATTCCCTGGAACTCAAGGAGGCCCACTGATGCATGTGATTGCTGCTAAGGCCGTGTGCTTCCTTGAAGCATTAAAACCAGAGTTTAAAGAGTATCAGGCTCAAGTGCGCCTCAACGCAGTGGAGTTAGCACAATCCATGATCAACCGAGGTTACTACGTAGTATCCGGCGGCACCGATAATCACCTTTGCTTGATCGACCTCCGCAAAAACCTGCCTGAACTAACTGGGAGCCTGGCCCAAAAATCTCTGGACAAAGCCCATATCACTCTGAACAAAAATACCGTTCCTGGTGAAGATCGTAGCCCGTTCAAGACCAGCGGTATTCGTATGGGCACGCCTGCGGTAACATCTCGTGGCATGACAGAGGGCGATATGCCCCAGATTGCCGAGGCGATCGATACAGTCCTTAAAGATCCAAAAAATCCTGAGGCAATCGAAGAAGCCAGAAGCATAGCCACCCGCCTCGCATCTTCTTATCCACTCCCTTATTAA
- a CDS encoding low molecular weight protein arginine phosphatase translates to MSLERNTVVFVCTGNVCRSPMAERLLAHALDAEPEPLKSIQVRSAGVAAYPGDPASENSVVALKKVGIPLEDFRSSPLSDQLIDEALVIFGMTESHKAALTQALANVPDAPPVMLMRELISDVNDESAQIPDPFGGPLPLYEASRDSMVEAIPSIIDYLRRKT, encoded by the coding sequence ATGTCATTGGAGCGTAATACTGTCGTCTTCGTCTGCACGGGCAATGTCTGCCGCAGTCCCATGGCTGAACGGCTGCTCGCTCACGCTCTAGACGCAGAGCCTGAGCCACTCAAATCCATCCAGGTGCGCTCGGCAGGGGTGGCCGCCTATCCAGGAGATCCGGCTTCGGAAAATTCTGTAGTCGCCCTCAAGAAAGTGGGGATTCCGCTCGAAGACTTCCGCAGCTCTCCATTGAGCGATCAGCTGATCGATGAGGCCCTGGTTATATTTGGGATGACGGAGAGCCACAAAGCGGCCCTCACACAAGCGCTGGCTAACGTTCCTGATGCCCCCCCCGTCATGCTAATGCGTGAACTTATTTCGGATGTGAACGATGAGTCGGCACAAATCCCAGATCCCTTTGGCGGCCCACTCCCGCTTTATGAAGCCTCTCGTGACAGCATGGTCGAGGCAATTCCGTCGATCATAGATTACTTGCGCCGAAAAACCTAA